One region of Kogia breviceps isolate mKogBre1 chromosome 17, mKogBre1 haplotype 1, whole genome shotgun sequence genomic DNA includes:
- the C17H8orf33 gene encoding UPF0488 protein C8orf33 homolog isoform X1, translating to MTKLYLRRPPIPSPQETTPISLTGIIGQQHLRLLSSQAAPRILTPVMRDKERRVVVGRPWAESAEGQVDGGHVGTPAVLGRVSCRPRSERPGPRPPRSERPGSAHRAARALRNSATQTCFAGSEFAVGPEALLRLWLRLQRMAAPGHPARETSAAPGHPTCSDAASRAKKQKKKKTRNGASAANGGGKATETPAPEEGPLSAEAQAEQLARELAWCVEKLELGLKMQRPTPKQKEQALGAIRTLRSQRTPLPRKRQLMRSLFGDYRAQMEAEWCVALRALRTAAHSLQVQPVGEAARRKSRRVCRPRLTGRAKDTLDTPDEEFRFNFF from the exons ATGACCAAACTCTACCTTCGGAGACCTCCCATCCCCTCGCCTCAGGAAACAACGCCGATTTCACTGACAGGAATCATCGGACAGCAGCACCTCAGACTCCTGTCCTCTCAAGCAGCACCACGCATCCTGACGCCTGTGATGCGGGACAAGGAGCGGCGCGTGGTGGTCGGGCGGCCCTGGGCAGAGAGCGCGGAAGGGCAGGTAGATGGTGGCCACGTCGGGACGCCAGCAG TGTtggggagggtctcctgcagaccGCGCTCCGAACGGCCCGGGCCACGCCCACCGCGCTCCGAAAGGCCCGGGTCCGCCCACCGCGCCGCCCGCGCCCTGCGGAACTCTGCTACGCAGACGTGTTTCGCGGGGAGCGAATTCGCCGTCGGTCCGGAAGCCCTCCTCAGGCTCTGGCTGCGGCTGCAGCGGATGGCG GCTCCAGGACATCCTGCTCGGGAGACATCGGCAGCCCCAG GGCACCCTACGTGCAGTGACGCCGCCTCCAGGGCCaagaagcaaaagaagaagaaaacccgGAATGGGGCCTCTGCGGCGAATGGAGGCGGGAAGGCCACAGAAACGCCGGCCCCAGAGGAAGGCCCCCTAAGTGCGGAGGCCCAG GCGGAGCAGCTGGCCCGGGAACTGGCCTGGTGCGTGGAAAAGCTGGAGCTGGGGCTGAAGATGCAGAGACCCACCCCTAAGCAGA AAGAGCAAGCTCTTGGGGCAATCCGAACCCTGCGCAGCCAAAGAACCCCCCTGCCCCGGAAGAGGCAGCTGATGCGCTCCTTGTTCGGGGACTACAGGGCTCAGATGGAAGCCGAGTGGTGCGTGGCCCTGCGGGCTCTCAGGACTG CTGCCCACTCACTCCAGGTGCAGCCTGTAGGCGAGGCCGCCAGAAGGAAGAGCCGAAGGGTCTGCAGGCCTCGTCTAACAGGGAGAGCCAAGGACACCCTAGACACTCCTGATGAAGAGTTTAGGTTCAATTTCTTTTAG
- the C17H8orf33 gene encoding UPF0488 protein C8orf33 homolog isoform X2, translated as MRDKERRVVVGRPWAESAEGQVDGGHVGTPAVLGRVSCRPRSERPGPRPPRSERPGSAHRAARALRNSATQTCFAGSEFAVGPEALLRLWLRLQRMAAPGHPARETSAAPGHPTCSDAASRAKKQKKKKTRNGASAANGGGKATETPAPEEGPLSAEAQAEQLARELAWCVEKLELGLKMQRPTPKQKEQALGAIRTLRSQRTPLPRKRQLMRSLFGDYRAQMEAEWCVALRALRTAAHSLQVQPVGEAARRKSRRVCRPRLTGRAKDTLDTPDEEFRFNFF; from the exons ATGCGGGACAAGGAGCGGCGCGTGGTGGTCGGGCGGCCCTGGGCAGAGAGCGCGGAAGGGCAGGTAGATGGTGGCCACGTCGGGACGCCAGCAG TGTtggggagggtctcctgcagaccGCGCTCCGAACGGCCCGGGCCACGCCCACCGCGCTCCGAAAGGCCCGGGTCCGCCCACCGCGCCGCCCGCGCCCTGCGGAACTCTGCTACGCAGACGTGTTTCGCGGGGAGCGAATTCGCCGTCGGTCCGGAAGCCCTCCTCAGGCTCTGGCTGCGGCTGCAGCGGATGGCG GCTCCAGGACATCCTGCTCGGGAGACATCGGCAGCCCCAG GGCACCCTACGTGCAGTGACGCCGCCTCCAGGGCCaagaagcaaaagaagaagaaaacccgGAATGGGGCCTCTGCGGCGAATGGAGGCGGGAAGGCCACAGAAACGCCGGCCCCAGAGGAAGGCCCCCTAAGTGCGGAGGCCCAG GCGGAGCAGCTGGCCCGGGAACTGGCCTGGTGCGTGGAAAAGCTGGAGCTGGGGCTGAAGATGCAGAGACCCACCCCTAAGCAGA AAGAGCAAGCTCTTGGGGCAATCCGAACCCTGCGCAGCCAAAGAACCCCCCTGCCCCGGAAGAGGCAGCTGATGCGCTCCTTGTTCGGGGACTACAGGGCTCAGATGGAAGCCGAGTGGTGCGTGGCCCTGCGGGCTCTCAGGACTG CTGCCCACTCACTCCAGGTGCAGCCTGTAGGCGAGGCCGCCAGAAGGAAGAGCCGAAGGGTCTGCAGGCCTCGTCTAACAGGGAGAGCCAAGGACACCCTAGACACTCCTGATGAAGAGTTTAGGTTCAATTTCTTTTAG
- the C17H8orf33 gene encoding UPF0488 protein C8orf33 homolog isoform X3, translating to MAAPGHPARETSAAPGHPTCSDAASRAKKQKKKKTRNGASAANGGGKATETPAPEEGPLSAEAQAEQLARELAWCVEKLELGLKMQRPTPKQKEQALGAIRTLRSQRTPLPRKRQLMRSLFGDYRAQMEAEWCVALRALRTAAHSLQVQPVGEAARRKSRRVCRPRLTGRAKDTLDTPDEEFRFNFF from the exons ATGGCG GCTCCAGGACATCCTGCTCGGGAGACATCGGCAGCCCCAG GGCACCCTACGTGCAGTGACGCCGCCTCCAGGGCCaagaagcaaaagaagaagaaaacccgGAATGGGGCCTCTGCGGCGAATGGAGGCGGGAAGGCCACAGAAACGCCGGCCCCAGAGGAAGGCCCCCTAAGTGCGGAGGCCCAG GCGGAGCAGCTGGCCCGGGAACTGGCCTGGTGCGTGGAAAAGCTGGAGCTGGGGCTGAAGATGCAGAGACCCACCCCTAAGCAGA AAGAGCAAGCTCTTGGGGCAATCCGAACCCTGCGCAGCCAAAGAACCCCCCTGCCCCGGAAGAGGCAGCTGATGCGCTCCTTGTTCGGGGACTACAGGGCTCAGATGGAAGCCGAGTGGTGCGTGGCCCTGCGGGCTCTCAGGACTG CTGCCCACTCACTCCAGGTGCAGCCTGTAGGCGAGGCCGCCAGAAGGAAGAGCCGAAGGGTCTGCAGGCCTCGTCTAACAGGGAGAGCCAAGGACACCCTAGACACTCCTGATGAAGAGTTTAGGTTCAATTTCTTTTAG